A genome region from Piliocolobus tephrosceles isolate RC106 chromosome 8, ASM277652v3, whole genome shotgun sequence includes the following:
- the AGAP3 gene encoding arf-GAP with GTPase, ANK repeat and PH domain-containing protein 3 isoform X2, with amino-acid sequence MERGWPQGDSCPRERPAVCRRAHSVCDSLDLHGAPAGRAAAALQAALCAAREQPARPRSVCSGGPERPPTGARGLLFGLLRPRLGRRGPAPSGPPVSPAPSPAPSPASSPAATRRSRTRGEPTPRPRPASMTFLEVNRLELAAAETPGAGLGRAGSAGFLRGTALWSSQRWPVLRGGRGPEGPRRGLAALRKSFSFRLRRGQEVRRSESGLLARPPRARTRSDGDAGSLSTFPSRRDLLGADAPRVAPESGRPRTAAGLWRLLTSRFRRREPAPAAPLWSRRAAAAPELLRAPSDSFVNSQEWTLSRSVPELKVGIVGNLSSGKSALVHRYLTGTYVQEESPEGGRFKKEIVVDGQSYLLLIRDEGGPPELQFAAWVDAVVFVFSLEDEISFQTVYNYFLRLCSFRNASEVPMVLVGTQDAISAANPRVIDDSRARKLSTDLKRCTYYETCATYGLNVERVFQDVAQKVVALRKKQQLAIGPCKSLPNSPSHSAVSAASIPAVHINQATNGGGSAFSDYSSSVPSTPSISQRELRIETIAASSTPTPIRKQSKRRSNIFTICATVSNFSSTKRPFQLLPN; translated from the exons ATGGAGCGGGGCTGGCCGCAGGGGGACAGCTGTCCCAGGGAGCGGCCTGCCGTTTGCCGCCGCGCCCACAGCGTCTGCGACTCGCTGGACCTGCACGGCGCCCCGGCCGGCCGCGCGGCTGCCGCCCTGCAGGCCGCCCTGTGCGCCGCCCGTGAGCAGCCGGCGCGGCCGCGGAGTGTGTGCTCGGGCGGCCCCGAGCGGCCGCCCACCGGCGCCCGCGGCCTGCTGTTTGGTCTCCTGCGCCCGCGCCTCGGCCGTCGGGGCCCGGCGCCCTCGGGACCGCCCGTCTCGCCTGCGCCCAGCCCCGCGCCCAGCCCCGCGTCTAGCCCCGCGGCGACGCGGCGCAGCCGCACCCGGGGGGAGCCGACTCCGCGGCCCCGGCCGGCCAGCATGACTTTCCTGGAGGTGAACCGCTTGGAGCTGGCGGCGGCCGAGACGCCCGGCGCGGGTCTGGGGCGCGCGGGCAGCGCGGGCTTCCTGCGCGGCACGGCGCTGTGGAGCAGCCAGCGTTGGCCGGTGCTGCGCGGCGGGCGCGGGCCGGAGGGGCCCCGGCGCGGCCTGGCGGCACTCAGGAAGAGCTTCAGCTTCCGCCTGCGCCGCGGCCAGGAGGTGCGGCGCTCCGAGTCGGGGCTGCTGGCCCGGCCGCCCCGCGCGCGCACCCGTAGCGACGGCGACGCCGGCTCCCTCAGCACCTTCCCCAGCCGCCGCGACCTGCTGGGCGCCGACGCCCCGCGTGTCGCGCCGGAGTCCGGCCGCCCCCGCACCGCCGCCGGCCTCTGGAGGTTGCTCACCAGCCGCTTCCGCCGGAGGGAGCCCGCGCCCGCCGCGCCGCTGTGGAGCCGTCGGGCGGCTGCGGCCCCGGAGCTCCTGCGCGCGCCCAGCG ACTCGTTTGTGAACAGCCAGGAGTGGACGCTGAGCCGCTCCGTACCGGAGCTTAAAGTG GGCATAGTGGGGAACCTGTCTAGCGGGAAGTCAGCCCTGGTGCACCGCTATCTGACGGGGACCTATGTCCAGGAGGAGTCCCCTGAAG GGGGGCGGTTTAAGAAGGAGATTGTGGTGGATGGCCAGAGTTACCTGCTGCTGATCCGAGATGAAGGAGGTCCCCCTGAGCTCCAG TTTGCTGCCTGGGTGGATGCAGTGGTGTTTGTGTTCAGCCTGGAGGATGAAATCAGTTTCCAGACGGTGTACAACTACTTCCTGCGTCTCTGCAGCTTCCGCAACGCCAGCGAGGTGCCCATGGTGCTTGTGGGCACGCAGG ACGCCATCAGCGCTGCGAACCCCCGGGTCATCGACGACAGCAGAGCCCGCAAGCTCTCCACAGATCTGAAGCGGTGCACCTATTACGAGACATGCGCGACCTACGGGCTCAATGTGGAGCGTGTCTTCCAGGACG TGGCCCAGAAGGTAGTGGCCTTGCGGAAGAAGCAGCAACTGGCCATCGGGCCCTGCAAGTCACTGCCCAACTCGCCCAGCCACTCGGCAGTGTCCGCCGCCTCCATCCCGGCCGTGCATATCAACCAG GCCACGAATGGCGGCGGCAGCGCCTTCAGCGACTACTCGTCCTCagtcccctccacccccagcatCAGCCAGCGGGAGCTGCGCATCGAGACCATCGctgcctcctccacccccacACCCATCCGCAAGCAGTCCAAGCGGCGCTCCAACATCTTCACG